The following DNA comes from Vicinamibacterales bacterium.
GTTCCTCCCGAAAGATGGCGCGAACTACTACCGGATGGCGCGCGCGTCGCTGGCCGAAACGCAAGCTCACCTGAGGCGGGGCCTGCGGCGCAAACACCTGACGCAGGACGAGTTCAACAAAGCCTGGAACCTGTCGGAAGTGGCGTTGAAGACGACGACCGGCCTGCTGACCGCCAAGCTCGCCCAGATCGAGCAGGCACAGCGCGCAAGGCAGGAGTCAAAGCGCTCGCGCGCAAATCGCAAGTGATGTCGGACAGGAGCGAAGCCGCGGACCCTTGGCGCGACACGGAGCGAAGCGACTCTCTTCCCGGCCCTTAGCCCCCTGCCCGACACGGAGCGAAGCGACTCTCCCATCGCCCGACCGGGAGCGAAGCGACTCGCTTCCCTGCCCTCAGCCCTGTGCCCGACCGGGAGCGAAGCGACTCTCCCATCGCCCGACCGGGAGCGAAGCGACTCTCTTCCCGGCCCTTAGCCCCCTGCCCGACCGGGAGCGAAGCGACTCTCCCATCGCCCGACAGGGAGCGAAGCGACTCTCTTCCCGGCCCTCAGCCCTTGGCCCGACAGGCGAGCGCAGCGAGCTCTCCGTCATCCCCCGGATCGACTGTGCGCAGATCGAGCACGACGCGATCCTCACGGATCCGTGCGATGACCGGCGGGTCGAGCGACCGCAGGTGCTGCTCGATCGCCTCGGTGCCCATGGTCGGGTGAGTTACCTCGACGAGTGTCGTCGGGAGTTCCGCGCCAGGCGCGCTCCCGCCGCCGATCGTGGACATCCCGTCGAGCGTCCGCGCCTCCCAGCCGGACGCGCGCAGCGCCGCGGCCAGCGTCTCCGCGCGACGGCCGATCTCGTCGCGCGTCATCCGCAGCATCCGCTGCACCGGCACGTCCTCGACGCGGCCGATCGCGTGCTCTTCGAGCGTCGCCTCGAGCGCCGCGTAGGTGAGCTTGTCGACGCGCAGCGCCCGCATCAGCGGGTGCCGCCGAATCACGTCGACGGCCGCGCGCGAGCCGGCGATGATGCCTGCCTGCGGACCACCCAGCAGCTTGTCGCCGCTGAAACACACCACGTCCGCGCCGGCGCCGATGCTCTCCGCGGCGACCGGTTCGTCGCGCAGCGCCGGCGGCAGCCCGCCGCCGTGCGGCGTGTCCGGAGCGGCGTCGCGCGGCCAGCCGAGCCAGCCGCTGCCAAGATCCTCGGCCACCGGAATCTTGAAGCGGCGCCCGAGATCGACCAGCTCCTCGAGCGCCGGCCGCGCGGTGAAGCCGACCACCCGGAAGTTCGACGGGTGCACGCGCAGGATCAGGCCGGTGCGCTCGTTGATCGCGGCGGCGTAGTCGGCGGCGCGGGTCCGGTTGGTCGTGCCGACCTCACGCAGGATCGCTCCCGACTGGACCATCACGTCGGGGATGCGGAACCCGCCGCCGATCTCGACCAGCTCGCCGCGCGAGATGATCACTTCGCGTCCGCAGGCGAGCGCCGCCAGGAGCAGCATCGCGGCGGCGGCGTTGTTGTTGACGACCACCGCGGCCTCGGCGCGGGTGAGGCGGGCGATCAGCTTCTCGGCGTGCACGTCGCGCCGCCCGCGGCGCCCGGCGACGAGGTCGTACTCGAGATTGGTGTAGCCGCCGGCGACCTCGCGCACGCGCGCGATCGCCGCGGCCGACAATGGCGCGCGTCCGAGATTGGTGTGGACGATCACGCCGGTCGCGTTGATCACGCGCACCAGCGACGGCCGCATGGCCGCGCGCAGCCGGGCGGCGGTGCCGCGCTCGATGCCGGCGACCGCTTCGGCCAGCGTCACCGCCGCCAGCTCGCCCGATCCGAGCCGGCCGCGCAGCGCCGCGGTTTCCTCCCGCAGCGCGTCGAGCAGCGCCGCGCGTCCGTAGCGCGTCTCGAGCGCCAGCATCGCCTCGCGCTGCCGCAGTTGTTCGATCGATGGAATGACGCGGAAGTCAGACATCGGGTGATCGGGTGATCGGGTGATCGGGTGATCGCCCGATCACCCGATTTCCTGATCGCCAGATTTTCAGGATACCATTCATGTTCCACCGCCCATGGCCACCGACTCCAACGAACCGCCGCGCGTGCCGGTGCCGGACTACCGGCCGATCGAGCGCTTCTGGCCGTACGTCGACCTGCCCGAGCAGCCAAGCGACGAGGAGCTCGCCCGGCTCGATCCGGAACTGAGCGAGGCGCTGTTCGGCACGCCGCGTCTGCCGTTCTCGGTGACGCTCGAATTCCCGGTGTTCGCCGGCGGCGACTACGAGCGCGCGGTGGCGCTGGCGAAGGCGTCGGCCGAGTACCGGACCATCGGCGCCGGCGATCGGCTGCGTCATCGCGCGCGCTTCTTTCCGCGCGACGCGGTGCAGCTGCGCGATCTCTTCAATCTCGTCGGATCGATGGATGCGACCGACGTGCTCATCGACGATCGTCCGGTGCCCTACGCGCGCGAGCTGTGGCTGCCGCTCGTCTGGTTCCTGATCCGGTGACCGTGATGTCACGGCCCCGCGCCCCCCGCGCCCCGCGAGCTGGGCATGCCTGAGCCGAGCGAGATCCAGCGCGACCTGCAGGCGCTCGCGGCGGGGCTCAAGCAGCTCGAGGCGGAGTACAACCAGTTCTTCTCAGGCCGGCTGCCGCGTCCGCCGTGGGAGACGCGGAACCGCATCGCGGCGCTGGTCAAGAAGTGGGATCGCGGCTACATCCAGTCGGCCGCCGACCGCTTTCAGTTCGACACGCTGCAGCGGCGGTTTCAGACCTTCGTCGATCTCTGGGACCGCGGCCTGCGGGCGCGCGAAGAAGGGCGCCCCGGGCCGTTCGCCGCGCCGCCGCCGCGCGAGGCGCCCAAGGAGCGGCCGCCGGCGGCGAAGGTGCTGCACGTCGCCGCGTTCCAGGATCCGATGCGCGAGCTCGACAAGCTGCACACCCTGTACGATTCGCTGATGGACGCGCGCCGCGAGGCGGGCTCCGACGTCGTTCCCTTCCATCGCTTCGCCGCGCTGGTGAAGGAGCAGGTGACGAAGGCGCGGAGCGAGGGGAGCGACGCGGTGGCGTTCCGGGTGACGGTCAACGATGGCAAAGTGAACTTTACGGCGCGGGCGGTGAAAGGAACCGGGGGAGGAGATCAGGGCGGCTCGTGAACCGCCCGGCAGGCAGGACGTGGGGGCGATCCGGAGGACCGCCCCCACAGGACGTGCTAGGCGGGTTTCGTAACGTTGCCAGCCTGCGGGCCCTTGGGACCATCGACGATCTCGAACTCGACCGCCTGTCCTTCCTCGAGCGTCCGGAAGCCGTTTCCCTGGACCGCCGAGAAGTGCACGAAGACGTCGCTGCCGCCGTCGCGCTCAATGAACCCGTAGCCCTTGGCGTTGTTGAACCACTTGACCTTGCCTGTGATACGCATCGTACTTTTCCTGCCTTGCAATGGGCGTAAACGTAAAAAAAGACCGCGAGTCCGCGGCCTCGGCCTTCGACGCTGGCCCTCCAGCGCCGAGGGAATAGTAGCTGTCGTCACCGGAATGTGTCAAGAATAGCGCCAGGTATGCGAGCCATTCTCAGCGTG
Coding sequences within:
- a CDS encoding cold shock domain-containing protein codes for the protein MRITGKVKWFNNAKGYGFIERDGGSDVFVHFSAVQGNGFRTLEEGQAVEFEIVDGPKGPQAGNVTKPA
- the selA gene encoding L-seryl-tRNA(Sec) selenium transferase, which produces MSDFRVIPSIEQLRQREAMLALETRYGRAALLDALREETAALRGRLGSGELAAVTLAEAVAGIERGTAARLRAAMRPSLVRVINATGVIVHTNLGRAPLSAAAIARVREVAGGYTNLEYDLVAGRRGRRDVHAEKLIARLTRAEAAVVVNNNAAAAMLLLAALACGREVIISRGELVEIGGGFRIPDVMVQSGAILREVGTTNRTRAADYAAAINERTGLILRVHPSNFRVVGFTARPALEELVDLGRRFKIPVAEDLGSGWLGWPRDAAPDTPHGGGLPPALRDEPVAAESIGAGADVVCFSGDKLLGGPQAGIIAGSRAAVDVIRRHPLMRALRVDKLTYAALEATLEEHAIGRVEDVPVQRMLRMTRDEIGRRAETLAAALRASGWEARTLDGMSTIGGGSAPGAELPTTLVEVTHPTMGTEAIEQHLRSLDPPVIARIREDRVVLDLRTVDPGDDGELAALACRAKG
- a CDS encoding four helix bundle protein, yielding MQPKISRPEDLVAYQTADELANLVDDIAPRIERKDRDWCDQIRRSTSKAPAQISEGFCRFLPKDGANYYRMARASLAETQAHLRRGLRRKHLTQDEFNKAWNLSEVALKTTTGLLTAKLAQIEQAQRARQESKRSRANRK